ACACCAAGTCCATATATAGGTGCCTTAgttatgggattttcaaaagtgcttaagtcagttaggagcacaaatcccattgactttacatGAACATAGGAGCCTAAATTTAGCCTCCTTTTTCTAATCAAAATTTTAGCTGCTCAAGACTGCATAAAAGAGTGGGTAAAgccaggaagggaaaaaaggtcTATCAAAAGCACGATACTGAAGAAAGTAAGACTGGTCAAAAGAACACTGCTAATATATTATAATTACTACATTAACATCACTGGTATATCTCagcagttttgtttttcagtatttGAGCAGCTCTATTGCTTGTTACCTCCTGTTCACCAAATAATATTAAATGAATTATGGTGACATTTGAATATATTCAACAAATATTTTTTCTGCTATTTGGCCAGCCCAAGTTACTtttgtaaaatgtattaaatacaaaATTGATTGTCAATTAAGTACAGTAAAAATAAACTGTGTACaatttttgtattaatttaaatgtcAGGGAGGATGATGTTGGGTGAGCATGGTAGCACCAATATTTTTCACCCTGGATAATAGGCTTAATCCTCAGGCCAGTAGGTGTCAGGTAAGTTTCTTCAAACCTTGTACTTTCTACTTCATTACCAGATAATTATAAGAAATGAGTATcagttccttccccagctcccaaTAGAAGTTAATACATGTCATGCATTTCTAGGATCTCTATTGGGAGCGGTATATAAGAGGTGAAAATCCTCTGTAAGGAAAAGGTTAATTTACTGGAACATCCCCAAAAACATTTAGTGATGTAATGGATTATTGTATTAGCATAGCTTTTCCCCTCTCGAGACTAGATTTCAAATATAGTTTGAGCCACAGCTGCAAATAATTTTGGTAGTCTCTAGTCCTCATTTTTCCAGTGTACAAACCACCATGCAGTTCAGTATATTTTAGCACAGTTAGCAGTCTACTGTGCTGAAAGCCCATGACCACTCCAATCAATAGAACAGATTAAGTTACTTGGactggatgttgtgaaggtgtGTGAGTGATAGTTGTTTTATAAAAGCCTGTATTTGTCCACTGAAATGTGTTCTTTTAAAAACGATACAGTTCATTGAGATGCAACATCTCATTCACAGTGATCCCTTATCAAACAGCAATGATTAATTACATCAACACTATAGAGTAGTATGATTAGAGAAAACTAACTTTTGTTTTTACTTGGTTTCTAAagtatttttcttatttaaactTTTAGGACCCTTCAAAGTTTTGCAAGAAAGCTGGAGAAATTGCAACAGTTGAATTCCATGCTGAGGAAGACATACAAGGAGAAACCAGTCCTGTACCTAAGTTTTCTCCACCACCCACTGAAATGACAGATTATGTAAAGTCAGCTCCTCCTACTCGTGTTGGTAGCCGTGATCCTGACTTGAAGGATAGAGCACAAATTAATGGAGCAACAACTGTAACAGAAAAATTGGCTCAACTTATTGCAATTTGCCCCCCCTCAAAGTCTTCCAAAACAAAGCAGAAGAAGCCAGGAACTGGATCTCCATCTGGATTGGTTAAAAACTCTGGGAAGAAGCTACCAGGAACTGGAACTGCAGCTGGAGTGGTTAACAAGGATTTAGTAAAGAAATTTCCAGGAACTAGCATTGCTGCTGGATTGGTTAACAAGGACTCAGGGAAGAAGCCACTGGGGACTGGCACTGCAGCCATATTGGTTAACAAAGAGTCTGGGAAGAAGCCACCAGGGATTGGCTCTTTAGCTGGATTAATTAACAAGGACTGTGGAAAGAGGCCACTAGGGATTGGCTCTCAATCTGGATTACTTAACAAGGACTCTGGGAAGAAGCAGCCAGTGACTAACTCTGTGGCTGGATTAGTTAATAAGGACTCTGTGAAGAAactaccagggattggcaacccaACAGGATTGGTTAACAAGGAGTTGGTGAAGAAGTCATTGGGGATTGGCACCCCAGTGGGATTGGTTAACAAGGAGTTGGGGAAGAAGTTGCTGGGGATTGGTACCCCAGTGGGACTGGTAAATAAAGAATCAGGGAAGAAGCTTCTGGGGATTAGCACCCCAGCAGGATTGATTAACAAAGACTCTGGGAAGAAGCTGCTAGGGATTGGCACCCCAGTGGGACTAGTTAACAAGGACTCTGGGAAGAAACTGACAGGGATTGGCATTTCAGCAGGATTAACTAACAAGGACTCTGGAAGTCTGAAAGCTGATTCTCTCAGTCCTGCCTCAGAGCCCTTCAAGCTTTCTTGCAGTACAAACCTCAATAATCTTGAAAGCCATGAGACTACAGAATTATTGAAAGATAATATCAGCAGTAAAACTTTTGAGAAACATATTATAAGACAGAATAAAGACAATATCTTGGAAAAGATTTCATTTCGAAAAGAGGTTGCTGGTATAGACAAAGAAATATTTAATGAAGGAACCTGTATTCAGCAGGATTGTTTCCAATCCAATGAAAAGGGGATTTATGAAACATCTAAGCATGAAAAGCAGCTTCCAGTATATTGCACTTCACCAGACTTCAGAACAGGAGGCGCTTCAGATGTATCTACAGCAAAGTCCCCATTTAGTGCTGTTGGAGAAGGAAACCTCCCATCACCCTCACCCACAGTGTCTGTTACTACCTTAAACAGGAGCCCCACAGCAACCTCCTCTCAGTTAGCTTCAAATCCATCACATACAAGTACCACCACAACAGATGTCTTAGAAGGAATTTCTGAGCAGATTGGGAAGACTCAGTTTTCTTCAGACAGTACACTTCTGAACCTGAGCAGGTCATTGAGTCACAGTCTGAGCACTGATTTTAAAGGTGTGGATAAAGAATTAAATTATTCAAAagccacacacacagacaccacaAGAACTAGTCCCTCcatagggaaaaaaaacagtctgGCAACTGAATCAAATGTTCATGCTACCGTCACCTCTTCAGTGGTTAGCTTCACAAGTTTGTTTAATACCAAACAGTTTCTAAAGATTGGTGCAATAACTGCATCAGGGAAACCTTGCCAAGGAGCTGATGACCTGAGTGCTACTCAGTCAAaatctttaaagaaaagaaaaggaaggaaaccACGATGGACTAAAGTGGTGTCTAGAAACATATGTCAGCCTCCAAAGGGTCTAGAATTAGAAAGGtcagagctttttaaaaacatttcatgcACTGCACTATCAAACAGTAGTCTGGAGCAGGCTAAATTCTTGAAAAATATAGGGTCAACTTCATTTATAGAGCATGAATTTGTCAAACATCAGTTTCCAAAACTGAGCAAATCTAGCAGCGGACAGTCTCTTGCTCTGTTAACTGAAGCTGACAGACAGACTCAAAAATTCTATAGTACTCACAAACAGccctccagtgtgtgtgtgtcagatgaCATTTTACCAGAAGTTTATAAGCCCAAAAGAGGAAGGCCTAAATCAAAGGAGATGCCCCAGCTGGAAGGTCCCCCAAAGAGAACCCTAAAAATTCCAGCATCAAAAGTCTTCTCAGTGCAGTCAAAGGAAGAGCAGGAGCCTCCTGTTCTGCAGCCAGAGATAGAAATTCCCTCCCTAAAACAAAACTTAACAGGACAGACTTTTCCTAAGAAGAGAGGGAGACCTAAAAGACAGATCAGATCAGCTGTTAAAATGAAACCACCTATTCTGTCTGTGGCATCTTTTGTTGCTACAGATAATTCAAACAAAATGGAATCTGAAAGTGATCAGCAATGTAGTGGGAATTTTTTTGAGAGGAAGGACCAAGTCAGAGGTCCAGAGGAAGCTCAGAAAACTATGTGTAGTATGAGAGATGTTGAGGTAGAATCAGATAGGAAAGTTACCAAGAGAAGTAATGGACAATTAATGAAAACAATTATccgaaaaataaacaaaatgaaaactctgAAGCGAAAAAAGCTTTTGAATCAAATCCTCTCTAGCACAGTGGAGCCAAATAACAAAGGGAAAGTGCAATCAAAACTCCACAATACTGTGTCAACCCTTGCTGCCACATTTGGTTCAAGATTAGGGCAGCAGATAAATGTCAGCAAGAAAGGAACCATTTACATAGGAAAGAGGAGAGGTAGGAAACCTAAAGCTGTCCTAAATGGTATTTTAACTAGTAATTCTGCCAGTTTAACTGTTCTTGAGAATACTACCCAGGAAACAGCGGGGACAATACTGGGACAAGTACTTCCTCCtttgctgccttcagcagctaATAATTCAGAGGTTCTTCCATCTCCAGTATGCTCTCAGTCTTCTGCAGCAAGTGGGGCGCAGAGCCCTGTCAGCAgtgatgcaggatttgttgagCCCAGTTCAGTGCCATATTTACATCTACACTCCAGACAAGGAAGTGTAGTTCAGACCGTTGCAATGAAAAAGGCCTCCAAGGGAAGGAGGAGATTATCTCCTCCTACTTTACTGCCAAACTCTCCTTCTCACTTAAGTGAACTGACATCTCTGAAGGAAGCCACTCCTTCACCAATTAGTGAGTCTCACAGTGATGAGACAGTTCCCAGTGACAGTGGAATAGGAACAGATAATAACAGTACTTCAGACCGAGCAGAGAAATTCTGTGggcagaagaagaaaagacattcATTTGAGCATGTTTCCCTCATTTCCCCTGAAACCTCAACAGTTTTAAGTAGcctaaaagaaaaacataaacaTAAATGTAAGCGCAGGGGTCATGATTACCTCAGCTACGATAAAATGAAAAGACAGAAgcgaaaaaggaaaaagaaatatccTCAGCTCCGAGGTAGGCAAGACCCTGATTTCCTTGCTGAGTTAGAGGAACTAATAAGTCGTTTGAGTGAAATTAGAATAACCCACAGAAGTCATCATTTTATACCCCGAGACCTACTGCCTACTATTTTTAGGATAAACTTCAATAGCTTCTATACTCATCCAACATTTCCTTTAGATCCTTTGCACTACATTCGAAAACCTGATTTAAAGAAGAAGAGAGGCAGACCCCCCAAGATGCGGGAGGCTATGGCAGAAATGCCTTTCATGCATAGTCTTAGTTTTCCTCTTTCCAGTACTGGATTCTATCCCTCTTATGGCTTGCCTTATTCTCCTTCTCCCCTTGCAGCTACTCCAATAGGATTAGGTTATTATGGAAGGTATCCTCCAACTCTTTATCCTCCACCACCTTCTCCTTCTTTTACTACCCCACTGCCACCACCTTCTTACATGCATACAGGCCATTTGCTTCTAAATCCTGCCAAATACCACAAGAAGAAGCATAAGCTTCTACGTCAAGAAGCCTTCCTCACAACTAGCAGGACTCCACTCCTCTCTATGAGCACCTACCCCAGTGTTCCACCTGAAATGGCTTATGGCTGGATGCTTGAACATAAACACAGACATCGTCATAAACATAGAGAACATCGTTCTTCAGAGCAACCACAGGTTTCCATGGACACTATAACAGCTAACAGCTCTTCCAGAACAGTCCTGGAATCCTTGAAGCGCTACAGATTTGGGAAGGAGGCTGTTGGTGAGAGATATAAACATAAAGAGAAGCACAGATGTCATATGTCTTGTCCACACCTTTCGCCTTCAAAGGGTTTGCTAAGCAGAGAGGAACAGTGGGTCAGGAGAGAGCCTTCAGAGTCTAATTCATTAGCATTGGGATTACAGACACCATTACAGATAGACTGTTCTGAAAACTCTGCAGGTCTGTCCTTGGGAGGATTTACCCCTAGCTCTGAGCCAGCTACCAGTGATGAACACACAAATCTTTTCACAAGTGCAATAGGCAGCTGCAGAGTCACTAACTCTACCAGCACTAGTGGACGTAAAAAGTTAACTGACGGCCCTGGACTCTTCAGTGCACAGGAGGCTTCACTCAGCCGACCTCTCAGAAAGGACCCGTTGCCTTCTATTGAAAAGGCACTACAGTCACTATCAGGTAGGAGAGCTTTTTATGCTACCTCCCTTCTCATTGATGGTATTACTATATTATTGTATTCCATATCTAATAAGATAATTTTAAAAGGTTTGGTGGTAAAAGTTACATTAGCTTATAAAATTTTTCCTATATTAGGAAACTACCAGTATAATGGAGTTCTGAAATGCTGTTTTTCACTTTGAGCATCTCCACTATATTGGAATACTGTCCTGTACCGTACTGATACAGTGTATTGTACTTTCTTATACATAGAGACATTATCAAGATTACCTAAGTGGAATTTCACACAATCCTTTATTATTGTTTTGCTGTAACAATACTATCATTATGATTAAGGATGCACTTTCATTATAAGCTCCTATTTTTCAGCACTTTTAACTTTCTGGGAAAATTGTTCTTTggattgaaatttttcatgcttgATTCCAGTCTAAAAGTGAAGCGTgttggttttttgtgtgtgtgtgtttaatttgaTAACATTTTGTTTGGCTGGTTTTGAGCTAGCCAGTAAtacacttttttccccctgtgcTGTAAGAAAATGTTCAGATTTTTCTTTACTCTTATAAACTCAGTTCAGTTTTTAAACTATGGTAATGGTCATAAAAATAACTGTATAAAATTAGCACCTTTTTGTACAACAGATCCTTTATCCTTTTGTGTTTGTAAATCATATCTACTTGCTTaaccaaataaaatatttttttctattttactcTCCATGGTACTATGGAGTCAATGCAGTTATGGGAGAGTCAGCTGGATTCTTTAATACTCTGTGCATCAACAAAATTGTTAACTAAATGCCaattgcagaatctttattactggtgacTAGGCAGTTGGTGTGCTTTGACTGCTGCTTATCATCATAAACTCTCAGTTATTTTGTGCTGTCATCTGTTttttgtatccacctgttgtctctcatATTAtatttaggctttgtctacactagacttttgttggtaaaacttttgtcattcaggggtgtgattAAAAACACCCCCCAAACGACAGAAGTTTTACCGACGAAAAGCGCCAGAGTGAACAGTACTTTatcggcaggagagctctcctgctgacaaagctactgCTTCTCGTTGGGGATGGAATTTTtttgtcagcgggagagctctctcatgCCGACAAAGAGCGACTACACCGCGCAtcttttagcagtgtggctgtagcagcactgctgtattgctgaaagatgcatagtgtagacatagctttaaattgtaaactctttgggacaggaactttCCTTTGGTCACATGTTTATAGTGCTTACTACAGTGCAGCCTAGATGCCTGAGTGGGGTCTCTAGACGCTACTGCAAAATAATCACAGTAATATGGTGGCGATGCATGAGCCAGGAAGAATACATCTTAATATTACTATTCCAGGTTGGTTTACATAACTGAGAAGTTATCTGACTATCTTTTTACTTATAACTTGAGCAAAGTTGAAGTGAAAGCTAACATGAGACAATAAACCGAGAATCCTGTGACGGCATTTTTACTGAATTACAGTTCAGAATATACATACACTCTATAATTTTCAAACCTGTTTACAATGGTggtgtagccgtgttggtcctaggatatgagagacacaaggtaggtgaggtgatatcttttttGGGCCAACTTTTGTTGATGGAAGATACTAATTTTCaaactacacagagttcttcaggtttgggggaaaaatcagaatgtctggagctaaatacaagttgagaCAGATAGTTAAGCATAAGTGATAACACATTGTAGGAGGTCACTTGAGATGGTGTGGCAATAAGGGTTAGATTGTTATGCAAAAGAGATTTGAAGTGAGCCATTAAGGGATAATAGGCAGGTGTGTGTTACAGATCATTGTAATGAGCCATGAAACCAGGGTCCCCAttaagtccatggtttttagtgtccagcaaCATTATGAACTTAAGTTCCCAGAGTTGGGTTTTGAAGGTGGTGGTGTGCAGGCTTGCTTTGAGGGTGAATATGAATATTGAAAGATCAGATATGAAGTGATCACTTTGAGAAAAGTTTTTGTCTACAGATGATATTTTCTggcttattatctgtccctttcctaatggttgctAACATGTTAgcatttttgactgccactgcacattgagaagatgttttcagagaactatccacaataactccaaaatCTCTCTTAagtggtaactgctaatttagaccccatcattttgtatgtatagttgggattattttttcaaatgtccattgctttgcatttattaacattgaatttcttctgccattttgttgtctaatcatccagttttgagagtcAGCTTTAGACTTAATtattttgagtaatttagtattgtctgcaaactttgccacctcactgtttacccctttttccagattatttatgaatatgttgaagagcacaggtcccagtacagagccTTGGGGAAACCTCGCTATTTACCGTTCTCCACTatggaaaactgaccatttattcttaacttttgtttcctatcttttaaccagttactgatccatgagaggacctttcttcTCAccccatgactgcctactttgcttaagagcctttggtgtaggaccttgtcaaagactttctgaaagtccaagtacactgtgtcgactggatcacccttgttcacatgtttcTTGACCCcttcaaataattttaataagTTGGTGAGTTGATGTAGGTGAGGTGATTggtgatcacagaatcatagactatcagggttggaagggacctcaggaggtcatctagtccaatgtaGTGATGTAGATGCATGCACATAAACAGATTGGATGTACCACATTTGATGGTAAAGCAGTGGTCAATATGTATGTTTGTTGACCACATGTCTGTAAATTTAACTTGTAAAGAAGATAACCTCAAGCTAAACTTCTTCTTATCTCTAATCTGGAGAAAACGTAGAAGCACAAAAACAAGATATGTCTCATCTTCAGGTGCTGGAGTAGAAAGCACCTTGTTTTCCAGTATTGGACAGAAAACAGAGACAGTTAAATTAGCTAGAGCAACTTTTCAAGTTTTCCAACAAGAAACTATTCGAACAGACATTCTTTTGAAGCTGCTTGTAAACATCAAAAGCTGCCAAGGGCTCCGGTGTGTTCTAAACTTCTGTCTCTAAGGTAAAAATTGAAAACTAATTAAACAAAGGATCCATTTGATTGGTCTCTCCAGAATCCAGTATGCACTTAAAGCTACAGCCATCGCTAATCAGCTGCTTGAAAATTAAATAATCACAGTTTTAGATGTAGCAGTAAAGACCATTATAAATAGTGTAAGTAATTGGGCCCTTACAGCACAATTATGAACTGATGTATTGAAAGAGATTCCCTCTTGAAGGACTCCTGGAGAATGCAGTTAGGCCCAAGTATCATATAGTCAGCCTGAAATATTGCCTATGGGCAGGAAGTGGCAAATTAGACTTCTCATGGATTTCAGTAATAGAAAGTTGGCTTTCATATGAAGAAAGGCATCAACAGGTACAGCATGTAAAGGAACAGAGCAGTGATTAATCATAACTTAGTTAAATATTTACTAcacaagtgtgtatatatatatatatatatatatatatatatataaaacacatgTTGGGATAGTGACATTAAGGTTTTTTGAATTGTCAGTGGGACAATTTCTTTTATACCTCCTCCTGTAAAAGACAGTGGCCTTAGTTTATCATGAGTGAAATGATGTAGGTCTCCCTGGAAGTGAAAAACTatattaattaatatatatgaTTATATTATATATCTAATTTTATATATTAAAGCtatattagtttttaaaaacttattttaatgaCTTTGTACCTTTTCTGTACATAAAAATATCATAACTTCAAAATCAGGTATATCTTGCCCTTCTAGAGCTATAAAAGTGTTGTGTCCCCCGCTGGAATGGGAAGATTTTCATTTTTCCAGTGATATAAAGCTCTAATTTCTAGCTTTGCTAGGACAGAAATATTAGCTCTTACGCCCGTCACAACTTCAGAACCAAATATTGTCCATTATGAGACTTGGGAGAGTGGAATGGGGATTCCACATTTGGAAGGGAAAAAACTAGTCATTTGTTTGGCaggttgaaatttttaaaatggtggctgtttgaagctgctcagaAGCTTGGAATGTTAGAGTAAAGAAAGTTTCTATGCAGTGCTACACACTTCTATACAATTAGTGAAAGAGAGAGTGCACTTAAGGAGTCCTGCTTATTTGCACATAAGATATGTTGAAAAAGTAATATGTGATCCCTATAATAAAAGTCTACATTGTAATACGTATGCAtggaggcagagttaaggttgcacaggcagcttTAATATTGTTGATTCTTGTCTTTTGAATACTGTGCTAAGCAATATAGAAGtgcttctttttcttcctccaGCAAGAAAGAAAATtgtggtaattaaaaaaaaaatgaaaaggtagCTAATGGAGTCTCAGGCTAGCAAAAGTCAAAGCTCATTGCATAGATGTGTCTCACCAGTGGTTCTTAAGTCATGGaaagtaatttttaaagaaatggcAATAGAAACATGACTGTGTGTTTCCTGCCAATGATAGAGGATATTCTTAGTGCTTGCTGGGTTGCTGTCTTGCAGAAATTATATTAGGATTAGCTGtttgtttctgtgtttgtttaaaaagtaaaTCTGAGTAAATTATATTAGTTGTTTGAAGCATATGTTTGTGTTATGACCCAGTGGTCCAATGTAACCCATGTAAAATGCCAGATACCATGATGATTGGTAGTGTATTCATGTGTAGTCATAATAATTGTGACTTTCCTATCTCTGTATTTCAGATTATTAAAAATCTTTTAGTTACATAAGAACTAAATTTATGTAGCTCTTCCTGCTATTTATGAAGAAAGCTCCAAAATGCTAAGTCATCAAGGGGTTAAGGGTAGAAAACGAGTTGTGGTAGTTAGTGCAGTTCTGGGAATTTCCTGAGGAATTCCATTATGGTGAATGATCTGACTTGGGTTTTATTAGAGACAGTCTAATTAGAGGAAAAGTAGAGACATTTTAGGTTAAAACCTGCTGGTGTAGGCTCTGAATCACCCTCCCTCTTGTAGTGCATATAATTGGTGAGTCAGATGAAATG
The genomic region above belongs to Gopherus evgoodei ecotype Sinaloan lineage chromosome 24, rGopEvg1_v1.p, whole genome shotgun sequence and contains:
- the ASH1L gene encoding histone-lysine N-methyltransferase ASH1L isoform X3, with the translated sequence MDPQNTAMLGLGSDSEGFSGKSPSADNADIVIGKREVDLESSTKEEEDIKKKNWEGSNTETGKNEGLTDAQQQFSVKETNFSEGNLKLKIGLQAKRTKKPPKNLENYVCRPAIKTTIKQPRKASKSGKMTDEKNEHCPSKQDPSKFCKKAGEIATVEFHAEEDIQGETSPVPKFSPPPTEMTDYVKSAPPTRVGSRDPDLKDRAQINGATTVTEKLAQLIAICPPSKSSKTKQKKPGTGSPSGLVKNSGKKLPGTGTAAGVVNKDLVKKFPGTSIAAGLVNKDSGKKPLGTGTAAILVNKESGKKPPGIGSLAGLINKDCGKRPLGIGSQSGLLNKDSGKKQPVTNSVAGLVNKDSVKKLPGIGNPTGLVNKELVKKSLGIGTPVGLVNKELGKKLLGIGTPVGLVNKESGKKLLGISTPAGLINKDSGKKLLGIGTPVGLVNKDSGKKLTGIGISAGLTNKDSGSLKADSLSPASEPFKLSCSTNLNNLESHETTELLKDNISSKTFEKHIIRQNKDNILEKISFRKEVAGIDKEIFNEGTCIQQDCFQSNEKGIYETSKHEKQLPVYCTSPDFRTGGASDVSTAKSPFSAVGEGNLPSPSPTVSVTTLNRSPTATSSQLASNPSHTSTTTTDVLEGISEQIGKTQFSSDSTLLNLSRSLSHSLSTDFKGVDKELNYSKATHTDTTRTSPSIGKKNSLATESNVHATVTSSVVSFTSLFNTKQFLKIGAITASGKPCQGADDLSATQSKSLKKRKGRKPRWTKVVSRNICQPPKGLELERSELFKNISCTALSNSSLEQAKFLKNIGSTSFIEHEFVKHQFPKLSKSSSGQSLALLTEADRQTQKFYSTHKQPSSVCVSDDILPEVYKPKRGRPKSKEMPQLEGPPKRTLKIPASKVFSVQSKEEQEPPVLQPEIEIPSLKQNLTGQTFPKKRGRPKRQIRSAVKMKPPILSVASFVATDNSNKMESESDQQCSGNFFERKDQVRGPEEAQKTMCSMRDVEVESDRKVTKRSNGQLMKTIIRKINKMKTLKRKKLLNQILSSTVEPNNKGKVQSKLHNTVSTLAATFGSRLGQQINVSKKGTIYIGKRRGRKPKAVLNGILTSNSASLTVLENTTQETAGTILGQVLPPLLPSAANNSEVLPSPVCSQSSAASGAQSPVSSDAGFVEPSSVPYLHLHSRQGSVVQTVAMKKASKGRRRLSPPTLLPNSPSHLSELTSLKEATPSPISESHSDETVPSDSGIGTDNNSTSDRAEKFCGQKKKRHSFEHVSLISPETSTVLSSLKEKHKHKCKRRGHDYLSYDKMKRQKRKRKKKYPQLRGRQDPDFLAELEELISRLSEIRITHRSHHFIPRDLLPTIFRINFNSFYTHPTFPLDPLHYIRKPDLKKKRGRPPKMREAMAEMPFMHSLSFPLSSTGFYPSYGLPYSPSPLAATPIGLGYYGRYPPTLYPPPPSPSFTTPLPPPSYMHTGHLLLNPAKYHKKKHKLLRQEAFLTTSRTPLLSMSTYPSVPPEMAYGWMLEHKHRHRHKHREHRSSEQPQVSMDTITANSSSRTVLESLKRYRFGKEAVGERYKHKEKHRCHMSCPHLSPSKGLLSREEQWVRREPSESNSLALGLQTPLQIDCSENSAGLSLGGFTPSSEPATSDEHTNLFTSAIGSCRVTNSTSTSGRKKLTDGPGLFSAQEASLSRPLRKDPLPSIEKALQSLSGTLPAQDKPSQRQPESTNCSPSRKRSTSESTSSTVIGIPTRGTKLGIAVDDSVDSLLQRMAQHDSQAALDKTIEAVIANVSVPPSASPGRNHNRERGLGKQDSLLVPTVPSDSCNDGISLLSDRLPSSYSPHHLKRSVVEAMQRQARKMCSYKILATKKNLDHVNKILKAKKLQRQSRTGNNFVKRKPGRPRKYPLQAVVSMQAFQAARFVSQELEGRKESNTLHLGPDTVADVIEAVVQSVNLNAEHRKGWKRKRWLAEEQARKRQKSVPEDEQESNKSFSETSVESPSHLEAIGKAHESENTEQHLPTFTQREKKAPRPPKKKYQKAGLYSDVYKTTDPKSRLIQLKKEKLEYTPGEHEHGLFPAPIHVGKYLRQKRIDFQLPYDILWQWKHNQLYKKPDVPLYKKIRSNVYVDVKPLSGYEATTCNCKKPDDSNGKGCLDDCLNRMIFAECSPNTCPCGEQCCNQRIQRHEWVQCLERFRAEEKGWGIRTKEPLKAGQFIIEYLGEVVSEQEFRNRMIEQYHNHSDHYCLNLDSGMVIDSYRMGNEARFINHSCNPNCEMQKWSVNGVYRIGLYALKDMPAGTELTYDYNFHSFNVEKQQLCKCGFDKCRGIIGGKSQRMNGLSGKTTQPVTTHRRPGRSKEKRKSKHKLKKGRGHIPEENSESVNTPNRLTPQLQMKPMSNRERNFVLKRHVFLVRNWEKIRQKQEEVKHVSDNIHSASLYNRWNGICRDDGNIKSDVFMTQFSALQTSRSVRTRRLAAAEENIEVARAARLAQIFKEICDSIISYKDSSRQALAAPLLNLPPKKKNADYYEKISDPLDLATIEKQILTGYYKTVEAFDGDMLKVFRNAEKYYGRKSPIGRDVCRLRKAYYNARHEASAQIDEIVGETASEADSSETSICEKENGHEKDEDVIRCICGLYKDEGLMIQCDKCMVWQHCDCMGVNSDVEHYLCEQCDPRSVDREVPMIPRPHYAQPGCVYFICLLRDDLLLRQGSPCVQQSMTKCI